Genomic DNA from Cydia fagiglandana chromosome 3, ilCydFagi1.1, whole genome shotgun sequence:
AGAAGACTTGTactattttgttgaataaatatcATTTATATAATAATGTACTCTAATTTAAAGAAGTTTTAACATCTTATATTATTTACTGATACTGGACATAACTTTACTTATACTACAACAGATCAtactataaaaataattacctttGGCTCAAAAATAAAATGGCATACGATATCAACGATGACTCTAAAAATCACAATTCAACTCTAAAAATAGAGTGCACGGTTAACATGGACTATTGTTAATTCGAATTTATGAAACTGAAAACAGTTTAAATCTCACAATCACTGGTAAAACCTCAAAGTCCAGTCGAAATTCGCGTTAATAGTGATGGCTGTAGGAGCGGTCGAGGCTCCGGACGCGATGAGGCAGCCTCAGGTCGCAGGAGAGGCTGTGGTAGGCGAAGGGGGTTCTGGGTCAGCGGAGGCGGAGGCGCAGGTCCCTGTCGAGCGCCTGGAGTTGGCGCAGGAAGCCCTCGTTGGGGTGGATgtcgcggcgcgcgcgcacggTCGCCAGCGCCTCCGTCAGGGACATGTTGCGCTTGATCATGAGAAAGGCGATGGCGCAGGTCGCCGACCGGGACACGCCCATGAAGCAGTGGACGAGCACGCGACCTGCACACACGGCTTGGTTACTTTCGCTGCCAAATCGTTAGGCATTTTAAGAATCTTGGCTCTGAGATCTGAGTGCTACATTATATATGATTTTCCACTCAAATTGTACTCTTTTACTCTTCAATTTCAAGTTTAAAAGTGAGGATCAGGTTTGGACCTATCAACATTATATGAGGGTTTATATAAACGAAAAACGTCTCGTACAAAAGGCCTTAAGGCATTATCTAATAATCAACCCAAAAACCGTATAACGCAAAGAAAACGTTATACGATTTTTCCTCAAGGTACAGTGTAGGTGTACCGTGTACCTATCTATAAAAACGACAGATAATAATTGCAGTAAGTAGCAAAAACATATTACGGTAGGTGTATCTACCTACTCTTCTGTTACAATTAGGATATTACGCTAAGAATAGAAATTATCTCATAAATAGAAAAATGAACTCACCTCCTCTAGAAATGCCCTCGTCGATAAAGTTGGCAGCGATGTGGAAATACTTGGATATGTCTGTGGTTGGCAAGTCCATCATCGGGAAGCCCTTGTACCGCAGGCCGGGGCAGTCTCGGTAGTAGAGATGGTCGGTGTCGACCTGTGTGTACCGCTTGCCCTCGGCGGTGTTGAGCACGTAGTTGATGCCCATCCGGCGGAGGAACGCCTTGTCTTTTgcggccaccctgtatacaaggATATTTGAAACGAGGAATTTGAGAAGCGCCGATAGCATTTACAGTTGGAGAATTCCACTTTAACTGCGAAAGCAATTACTTAGGTACGAAAGATTAGGATTCCTACGGCGGCGATAAAACGACATCGAGCAGGCAGCAGTAGTTACCACTCCGTACCTTTTATCTAGGTATAGGTAAtctctgggagaccgagctttgctcgcaAAACAAAATTtgtgttttcccagagataagacctagttaaatcgatttatcgcccccgaacaCCCCCATgtcccccatatagcaaatttcatcgaaaggTTAGAGCCGTTTACGAGaatcccgaaatatataaatatatatgtatacaaataTTGCACGTTTAAAGATATTGCACGTTCACAATTTTGACTCTTGTCAAGCATCTTAGGTGACCGTAGTCATCTGTAGATTGTGAGACCtaaatacttaagtacttagTTATTATCCCAAAACAatgttttattatgttgttGTAATCTTGATTAAATTCGGAAATTCTGTCTTATatcgtaggtaggtacctatacaagaATGATGATGTAAACGTTTCTACTGATTCATTCTTTGAATTTCGATAGATTCGGTAGCTAAAATAACATTGGAATCTGAATTTTAATCAATATTGAAACTATTTGAAACCTAAATGTTGTCGCAACTCGGTAAGTATTTTGGGAATGTATTGCGACAGTGGTCTGGTATTCAGGGTGGCTGTTATTTCGGGAATCTGCTTTCACGATTTACTTAAATTAGTGAAGGAATTAGTAAGCCGAATAAGAAACTCTGGAATATCTTTTCACTTTTGAGTTCCGTAGACTGTGGAGTTACTTTGATTTCATGGGTAACattgatttttaaattgaaCTATAAGGTTTTAGAATGTATTCTTATGGTTAGCAAACTTGacataatacattattaacgcGCTCAGG
This window encodes:
- the LOC134679937 gene encoding dual specificity protein phosphatase 13B-like isoform X2; this translates as MSYRDTSFGSSSSMSMLSSLSAYRRPMDVHSYSPTPDVNEVYPGLYVGDAVAAKDKAFLRRMGINYVLNTAEGKRYTQVDTDHLYYRDCPGLRYKGFPMMDLPTTDISKYFHIAANFIDEGISRGGRVLVHCFMGVSRSATCAIAFLMIKRNMSLTEALATVRARRDIHPNEGFLRQLQALDRDLRLRLR
- the LOC134679937 gene encoding dual specificity protein phosphatase 13B-like isoform X1; amino-acid sequence: MSYRDTAVQQCTLFPRHKYCAANEQRVGSYLRTLMSFGSSSSMSMLSSLSAYRRPMDVHSYSPTPDVNEVYPGLYVGDAVAAKDKAFLRRMGINYVLNTAEGKRYTQVDTDHLYYRDCPGLRYKGFPMMDLPTTDISKYFHIAANFIDEGISRGGRVLVHCFMGVSRSATCAIAFLMIKRNMSLTEALATVRARRDIHPNEGFLRQLQALDRDLRLRLR